A genome region from Tolypothrix sp. PCC 7712 includes the following:
- a CDS encoding VOC family protein, protein MTDFQIKGINHIALVCKDMTRTVDFYTNTLGLKLIKTIALPEGGQHFFFDIGNGDALAFFWFPQAPAAAPGIASAPLDTFKTGNAVTAHGSMNHLAFNVPLEKIAEYRDKLVAKGVEVTPVLHHADVPSGFVPEIDETTFISSIYFYDPDGILLEFAANTRTLGDPARDLQYQPAK, encoded by the coding sequence ATGACTGATTTTCAAATTAAAGGCATCAACCATATCGCCTTGGTATGTAAAGATATGACGAGAACCGTGGATTTTTACACCAATACTCTTGGTTTGAAATTAATCAAAACTATTGCCCTCCCAGAGGGTGGACAGCACTTCTTTTTTGATATTGGTAACGGTGATGCTTTAGCTTTTTTCTGGTTTCCTCAAGCACCAGCCGCCGCACCTGGGATTGCATCTGCACCTCTCGATACCTTTAAAACTGGTAATGCTGTGACTGCTCATGGTTCCATGAATCATTTAGCTTTTAATGTGCCATTAGAAAAAATTGCGGAATATAGAGACAAACTAGTTGCTAAAGGCGTTGAAGTAACTCCTGTTTTACATCATGCAGATGTACCTTCTGGTTTTGTACCTGAAATTGATGAAACAACATTTATTTCCTCAATTTATTTCTACGATCCTGATGGGATTTTGCTAGAGTTTGCAGCCAATACTCGCACTTTAGGCGATCCAGCAAGAGATTTACAATATCAGCCAGCTAAATAA
- a CDS encoding VOC family protein produces MVFQYTDALVTIATINLDNLVSFYTNLLGQKPTALLPNIYAEFQLSGLRLGIFQPKNTHQNEFETTAKSKISLCLEVSNLEIAIAHLTNLGYPPPGEISVASHGREIYAYDPDGNRLILHEGIGD; encoded by the coding sequence ATGGTTTTTCAATATACCGATGCACTCGTTACCATAGCAACAATTAATCTTGATAATTTAGTGAGTTTTTATACCAATCTTTTAGGACAAAAACCAACAGCATTACTCCCTAATATTTACGCAGAGTTTCAACTTTCAGGTTTGCGCTTAGGTATTTTTCAACCAAAAAACACACATCAGAACGAATTTGAAACTACAGCCAAAAGTAAGATAAGTTTGTGTTTAGAAGTAAGTAACTTAGAAATTGCGATCGCTCACCTTACCAATTTGGGCTATCCCCCACCCGGAGAGATTTCCGTCGCTTCCCACGGCAGAGAAATTTACGCCTACGATCCTGATGGTAATCGCTTGATATTACATGAGGGGATTGGGGATTAG
- the ylqF gene encoding ribosome biogenesis GTPase YlqF, which yields MALTQNYKLNVIQWYPGHIAKAEKNLKEQLKRVDVVLEVRDARIPLATHHPQIEEWVGSKTRLLVLNRLDMISPQVRSLWADWFKRQGEVAFFTNAQQGQGVTAVLKAAQAAGIELNNRRRDRGMLPRPVRAVVIGFPNVGKSALINRLLGKRVVESAARPGVTRQLRWVRISDQLELLDAPGVIPLKLEDQEAALKLAICDDIGEASYDNQLVAAELVNVLNYLQDVATNLLPEKPLQARYELDSSPHTGEAYLHALGEHRYKGDVERAARHLLTDYRKGFMGEIPLELPPN from the coding sequence ATGGCTTTAACTCAAAACTATAAATTAAATGTGATCCAATGGTATCCAGGTCACATTGCTAAGGCAGAAAAGAATTTAAAAGAACAGCTAAAACGGGTAGATGTGGTGCTGGAGGTACGAGATGCACGTATTCCCTTGGCGACGCATCACCCGCAAATAGAAGAGTGGGTGGGAAGTAAAACGCGGCTATTAGTACTGAACCGCTTGGATATGATTTCTCCCCAAGTGCGATCGCTTTGGGCAGACTGGTTTAAACGCCAAGGTGAGGTAGCTTTTTTTACTAATGCTCAACAAGGTCAAGGTGTAACAGCCGTGTTAAAAGCGGCACAAGCTGCCGGGATAGAATTGAATAACAGAAGACGCGATCGCGGGATGTTACCTCGTCCTGTGCGGGCTGTAGTAATTGGATTTCCCAACGTTGGTAAATCAGCTTTAATTAATCGGCTTTTAGGAAAACGAGTAGTAGAAAGTGCAGCACGTCCGGGCGTAACTCGTCAACTGCGCTGGGTGCGGATTTCTGATCAATTAGAATTATTAGATGCTCCTGGTGTGATTCCTCTGAAATTAGAAGACCAAGAAGCCGCATTAAAATTAGCTATTTGTGATGATATTGGCGAAGCATCTTATGATAATCAATTAGTAGCAGCAGAATTAGTAAATGTACTTAATTATCTTCAAGATGTAGCTACTAATTTACTACCAGAAAAACCCTTACAAGCCCGCTATGAACTCGATTCTTCACCCCATACAGGCGAAGCTTATTTACACGCTTTAGGAGAACATCGCTATAAAGGTGATGTCGAAAGAGCCGCTAGGCATCTTTTAACAGATTATCGCAAAGGCTTCATGGGTGAAATTCCGTTGGAATTACCACCCAATTAG